The genomic window GATCGGCATATCGTCCGGGATCTGGTTCAGCGCAAGCTGCGGCATGCGGTCCGCACCGAAGATCCGCATCAGGTCGTCCTCGAGGCTGAGGTAGAAGCGGCTGGAGCCCGGATCGCCCTGGCGTCCCGAGCGGCCACGCAGCTGGTTGTCGATCCGGCGACTCTCGTGACGCTCGGTGCCCAAAATGTGCAGACCGTCGGACTGGATAACCTTCTTCTTCTCCTCGGCGCTGGCGGTCTGGGCTTCGGCCAGGGCCTGGGCGTATTCCTCGGGCGCCTCGTCGGGGTCGGCCTTGAGCAGCGCAATGCCCTCGGGATTGCCGCCGAGCTTGATGTCGGTGCCGCGGCCGGCCATGTTGGTCGAGATCGTCACCGCGCCGAATCGTCCGGCCTGGGTCACGATCTCGGCCTCGCGCTCATGCTGCTTGGCGTTGAGCACGTGGTGCGGGATGCGCCGCACCTTGAGCAGTTTGCTCAGCCGCTCGCTCTTCTCGATGCTCACCGTGCCGACCAGCACCGGCTGACCGCGCTCGTGGCAGTCGACGATATCCTCGATCACCGCCTTGAACTTGGCCTTCTCGGTCTTATAGACCATGTCGGAGCGGTCGTCGCGGATCATCGGCACGTTGCTGGGGATCACCAGCACGTCTAGGTCGTAGATCTTCTTAAACTCGACGGCCTCGGTGTCGGCGGTGCCGGTCATCCCGGCGAGCTTGTCGTACATGCGGAAGTAGTTCTGGAAAGTAACCGTGGCCAGGGTCTGGTTCTCCGACTCGATCGGCACGCCCTCCTTGGCCTCGAGCGCCTGGTGCAGGCGGTCGGAGAAGCGGCGGCCGTCCATCATCCGGCCGGTGAACTCGTCGACGATGATCACCTTGCCCTGCTTGACCACGTAGTGCACGTCGCGCTCGAACACGCTGTAGGCCTTGAGCGACTGCTCGATCATGTGCAGCAGATGGGCGCTGCCCGGGTCGTAGATGTTTTCCAGCGCCAGCCGTTCCTCGACAAAGCTGATCCCCTCGTCGGTGAGCATCGCGCTACGCGCCTTCTCGTCGACGGTGTAGTGCTCTTCGGCTTTGAGCAGCTTGGCCACCTTGTCCACGCGGTAGTACTCGTCGGGCGAGTCGTCGGTGGGTCCGGAGATGATCAACGGCGTGCGCGCCTCATCGACCAAAATCGAATCGACCTCGTCGACGATCGCGTAGTGCAGATCGCGCTGCGCCCACTGCGACGGGTCGTGCTTCATGTTGTCGCGCAGGTAGTCGAAACCGAACTCGTTGTTCTGGCCGTAGGTCACGTCGGCGCGATAGGCCTTTTGGCGATCCCCCTCGTCCATGCCGTGGACGACGTACCCCACGTCGAGCCCGAGGAAGCGGTAGATCGTGCCCATCCATTCGGCGTCGCGTCTGGCCAGGTAGTCGTTGACCGTGACCAGATGTACGCCGCGGTCGGTGAGGGCGTTGAGGTAGATCGGCATGGTCGCGGCCAAGGTCTTGCCCTCGCCGGTTATCATCTCGGCGATCTTGCCCTCGTGCAGGGCGATGCCGCCGATCAACTGCACGTCGAACGGACGCTGGCCCAGAGTGCGCCGCGCAGCATCGCGCACCGTGGCAAACGCCTCGGGCAGCAGCTCGTCCAGCGACTCGCCGTTTTCCAGCCGTCCCTTGAACTCGGCGGTTCGGCCGACCAATTCCGCGTCAGACGCAGCCCGGGCCCGCTCCTCAAACTGGTTGATGCGCTCCACCAGTGGTTGGATGCGTTTCAGCTCGCGGTCGTTCTTGCTGCCGAAAATCTTGGTCAGGGTCTTGCCGATCATGGGGGCATAGATTAGCGCCGCCAATCCACGATGTCCAATGCCCCCGGGCATCCTCCCTGTACAGGGCTGATTTCCACACTGTATCGTAGTAGGAGCCCAGGGCCGCCGAGGCTTCCCAAACCCAGGGAAAAGACCATGGATAGGATGATGCGCTTGATGAGCATTGACCACCGTCCCAGGTCGTAGGGAGCTGTAAAAATCCAAGAGCCATCACGCGTGTAAGGCGACTCATTTAATTATTTATGATATTAATTGAAGAACTTTTATAAAAAGGAAATGTAATGGGATGGGTTATACCAATACTATCGATAGTTGGCGCATTGTTCTCAGCATGCTTTGCATTTTTGGGGTGGATGTTAAACAGAAGACATAGAAGGGCAGAAGCCCACGAAATTATACATAAAAAATACTATTCGCTGATGAATTTCAGGCCAACCCATCCCAAAATACTATCACAGGGTTTTCAATGGGACTCCGATTGTTTTAGGCGAATATATGAGCAGAAAGATGAAAAGGATCAGGAATGGGTAATATATTACAGCTATGTGGAGATGGCTTTAGGCTTTTGTAATGAAGTGATTTATGCCGCGAAAAGAGGCTTGCTCGAAAAAGTGGCATATGAGCAACACTACTTGCCGTTGTTGAAGTTACTGCTGGCTGAGCATCAACCTATTATTCAAGACATGATGCGGGACGAACCGTATGTTTCACAGTTGATTCGTGAGCTTTGGGATAATCTCGCCGCTGAAGGATGGAATTGGGAACAGGCACACCTTAAGCTTAAGAGCTAGCAAAGGCTGCCCGACAGACTAGAAATGCACCACGCCGCTGAGCGTGAGCACGTTGCCGCCGGCGTTGAGCGGGCCCTCGTCGTCGGGTTTGAACTCGTCGATAACTGCGAAGCTCAGGCGGTCTTCCAGGGCCACGCCGAAGTGCTTATTGAGCCGCACCTCGAATCCGGCCATCAGGCCCCAGCCGAACCCGTCGCCGCGCTCCGAATCGTCGAACTTGGCCGAGTACGGCCCGTAGTCCACGTCGGCGACAAACTCGGCGCTGGCCGTGTAGAGGCCCAGCAGCGGTCCGCCGTAGAGGTCGGTCCGGCCGGTCTGCCAGTGGAAGCGCGGGTTGAGGTCGATGTGAAACACGTTGATCGTCATCCGCGAGTCGACCTCGAATCCTGAGACGTTGAAGTCGTACTCGCGCTGGTTGCCGTAAATCCCGAGGTCGAGCCCCAGGCCGAACCAGCGCAGGAACAGGTACTCGTAGCCCAGCTCGAGGGTGGCGCTGTCAAAGTCCTGGATGCGGTAGGCCTGGTCCCAGATATATTCCCACTCGCCATCCTCGACCACGCCATCGTCGTCGGGCCGGGTGCCTTCAGTTTCGGTGGTGTCCGGGAACCAGTTGTGATAGCCGATGCGGATCGAGATCCGATGCCTGGTCTCGAACGACTCGCGCGCCAGGGCGCTCGAGGCCGACAGCGCCAGCAGCATGACGATAATCAGCAGCTTTTTCATTGCCAATCAGTATAGCAGGCAAGCCCCAGGCTTGGAGCCCCTATGGGACTTGCGAATGTTGCCGGTTTTAAGCGATCAGCCGGCTGGTTTCTTGCGGTAGATGTTGAGCCCGATCTTCTTCTCCTCGGCACCCGGGACCGACATATTGCCCTCGGTGGTGGCGATGATGATCGACTTGCCCGAAGCCGAGGTCCCGAACTCCTTGCTCAGGTCCACCTTGATGGTCAGGATGGCGCCTTCCAACTGCATCTCGATATTCTTCATGCCCGATCTCCTTATCCAGCCGCGGTTATTAATACACAGCCCATAATATTAGCGCCTTTGCCTACGGCGATAAACCTTCTATATCAGATATTGATATTTTTTTTAGCGACGGACGACTTTACGCGCCGCAGCAGGAGCTTGATCGATAGTGCAGGCTAAAGATACTTCTCCGGCTCGGCGGCGATCCGGTTTATCGAGCGCACAAAGGCGTTGACGTGGGCGCCGTCCACCAGCCGGTGATCGAGCATCATCGACAGCGGGATCACCTGCCCGACTGTCAGATTGCCGTCGACGACCTGCGGCTGGTCCATGATGCTGTGCAGGAAGAAGCGCGAGAAAGTGCGCAAAATCTGCATCGCGCCCTTGGTGGCCAGGAAGTTGTTCGTGTCCACATTGTTGGCCTTGGAGAGCACCAGGTTGGTAGTCAGGTTGCGTTCGTAGACAATCTTGAACTGGCGCTTTTCGCTGATCACGCGGTACAGGCCGGAACGGAGGTAGAGCTTGGGCACCAGGCCGACGCGCATTTGACCCAGTTCGTCGTACTCGGCGCGTTTGAGTTGCTTGAGCAGTTCCATCTCATCAAAGATCTGTTCCAGCGACTTGGTCTGCGGGTCGTCCATCAGCAGCATTGTCAGGGCGCGTTCGTCGCCGGGCAGCAGGAACGGATTGGAGATCGTGATCGTCTCCAGCTCGTACATCTTGCGGTCGAGCACAACACAGTTGTACTCGGGGTGCTCGACAAAGCACATGGCCAACAGCTTGTTAAAGGCGTGGACCATGGTGATCGGCCTGCCGCTGCTCTCGCGTCGGGCGTTGACCAGGTTGCGCAGGGGACCGGCGTCCACATTGACCACGATGGTGACGTAGGGGTCGGGCGATGTCGAGAACATCACGATCTGGTTTTGTCGGGCGATGCCGATCTCGTCCACGCTGAGCTTGCGCAGTCTCAGAGGTCGCTTTACCACGATGTTGCTTCCTTCCCGGCTCCCGGTAAGAGCCCGGTTCACTGAACGCAGGCGTTTCCGCCTACGAAGCGGCACATATTACGCTATGCCCGTGATTTGTCTATTAGCTGTAAGTAGTTATTTGCATTTGGTTTGTATTAAGTTCGTATCAAAGGGCAGCGGGATTGATAAAAGCAAAAGCAACCCCCAAACGTTTAATTACACCTATGATGTTGATTGTAGTGCAAAAAATCGTGCAACTGCGATCTGCTCGGGCTTAGGTGTCCAGCGGCGGCTCGTTGATCTGTTCGTTGGTGAAAATGTGGTATACGCCCAGGCCGATGCCGCCGAAGAGCATCACGAACGCCACCAGGAAGACGACCAGGCCCAAAGTCGGAAGGCCGTTGAAGCGCACGCTGATCGTCTTAGCGGCGCTGATGCTCGAGTTGCCCTGGTCGTCGGTCTGCAGAAATCCGACCGAGGCCATGCCCGGATGCAGCGGAATCCATTGCAATCGACCGGCCTGGTCCGTGGAGCCGATCGACTGCGGCTCCGTGGCCACGGCGCTGTTGGGGTAGTACACCGCGCCCAGTTCGCGTCCGGCCGCGGGCGCGTCATCCTGGGTGACGATCAGCGTATTCGATTGGTCGTAGACCGCGCGGCCGTTTTCCAGCTCAACGCCCGCCAGGCTCGAGCCGTACAGGCAGAGGACCAGGATCGCGACGCTCGCAATTAGCGCTCTGCTGATAGCTTGATCCCCCCGCTGTGCCCTTTGCCCGGCATGCGACAGAGGGTAAGCGCCGCGCCGGTGCTTATCGTTAGCCAGACAATCAGGCACAGCAGCGGCAGGAACGACCACTGTTCGCTCACCAGCTTGAATCCGTAGAGGCCGCCCTTGAAGATGTTCTCGCGCAGTTCCGAGAGCACGCCGAAGCCCAAAATGCTGATCAGGATTAGCGGCATCACGTATTTAATCAGGTAATCGAACCACGCCCCGAGTTTGAGCGAGCTGGTGGCGTTGATCAACGCACTTGACGCCGAGCTCGATCGCCGCAACTTGGGCCCCGCGCAGACCGTCACGCTCCCCTACGACGAGGACGAGCAGATCGTGCTCGGACCCGAGCATGGATGCATTGAGCCGACGGAATAATTA from Candidatus Alcyoniella australis includes these protein-coding regions:
- the secA gene encoding preprotein translocase subunit SecA, which translates into the protein MIGKTLTKIFGSKNDRELKRIQPLVERINQFEERARAASDAELVGRTAEFKGRLENGESLDELLPEAFATVRDAARRTLGQRPFDVQLIGGIALHEGKIAEMITGEGKTLAATMPIYLNALTDRGVHLVTVNDYLARRDAEWMGTIYRFLGLDVGYVVHGMDEGDRQKAYRADVTYGQNNEFGFDYLRDNMKHDPSQWAQRDLHYAIVDEVDSILVDEARTPLIISGPTDDSPDEYYRVDKVAKLLKAEEHYTVDEKARSAMLTDEGISFVEERLALENIYDPGSAHLLHMIEQSLKAYSVFERDVHYVVKQGKVIIVDEFTGRMMDGRRFSDRLHQALEAKEGVPIESENQTLATVTFQNYFRMYDKLAGMTGTADTEAVEFKKIYDLDVLVIPSNVPMIRDDRSDMVYKTEKAKFKAVIEDIVDCHERGQPVLVGTVSIEKSERLSKLLKVRRIPHHVLNAKQHEREAEIVTQAGRFGAVTISTNMAGRGTDIKLGGNPEGIALLKADPDEAPEEYAQALAEAQTASAEEKKKVIQSDGLHILGTERHESRRIDNQLRGRSGRQGDPGSSRFYLSLEDDLMRIFGADRMPQLALNQIPDDMPIESNMVSKMIEGAQRKVEGHHFDIRKHLLEYDDVMNMQREVVYGKRREVLTSDNLDDEGLRLLRGAAQRLTAEHAGPKQFPEDWDRAGLSDELKRRFGCELVCDEDTWSSLTYEGLEEMVHQTTVESLERKAEEYGPKTMLRLERLVLLSVIDRHWKQFLRSMDDLKGGIGLVGYAQRNPLSEFKREGYDMFENMMERVDDDAAAALLTVRMRTPEEVEADRARQRRRTPINFSRDMLPGMPMPQAMNAADQARPQSEPQQERQQTVRRATPKVGRNDPCPCGSGKKYKKCCGA
- a CDS encoding outer membrane beta-barrel protein, translated to MKKLLIIVMLLALSASSALARESFETRHRISIRIGYHNWFPDTTETEGTRPDDDGVVEDGEWEYIWDQAYRIQDFDSATLELGYEYLFLRWFGLGLDLGIYGNQREYDFNVSGFEVDSRMTINVFHIDLNPRFHWQTGRTDLYGGPLLGLYTASAEFVADVDYGPYSAKFDDSERGDGFGWGLMAGFEVRLNKHFGVALEDRLSFAVIDEFKPDDEGPLNAGGNVLTLSGVVHF
- a CDS encoding 2-oxo acid dehydrogenase subunit E2 — translated: MVKRPLRLRKLSVDEIGIARQNQIVMFSTSPDPYVTIVVNVDAGPLRNLVNARRESSGRPITMVHAFNKLLAMCFVEHPEYNCVVLDRKMYELETITISNPFLLPGDERALTMLLMDDPQTKSLEQIFDEMELLKQLKRAEYDELGQMRVGLVPKLYLRSGLYRVISEKRQFKIVYERNLTTNLVLSKANNVDTNNFLATKGAMQILRTFSRFFLHSIMDQPQVVDGNLTVGQVIPLSMMLDHRLVDGAHVNAFVRSINRIAAEPEKYL